The following proteins come from a genomic window of Streptomyces sp. NBC_01716:
- a CDS encoding sensor histidine kinase, which produces MAIDPEGHAGNPGLPNEVRANIVEPFFQRLRAMDSALLEEPEISALLVNQVELLLDDIARGARTGFRTRTAPSRESLRGAAEFSRTRASRGIHPTETVRAAELFYETALPVVVRELLPATPSADQFLDTALTLNDAVMTQIALGCVGYIKFLREKLHSSHLDERHRLARDLHDRVAHEVLVAMLELELCDPLIQSESAVVRSKLKSAEEALKVALREIGDLSGELRESVSETDLERALTKFIDSTVPDRVRAELTVTGNVDEIPAAAAEELYFIIREAARNALRHSDPDELWITIRVTETLVQASVIDDGAGFEVATLAKTRRGGLISIRERTELLGGNPSIHSSVGGGTTVNVSIPLINWRRHG; this is translated from the coding sequence AATATTGTTGAGCCATTCTTCCAGCGCTTGCGGGCCATGGACAGCGCGCTGCTCGAAGAACCTGAAATAAGTGCGTTACTTGTCAACCAGGTCGAGTTATTGCTGGACGACATAGCGCGGGGCGCGCGAACCGGTTTCCGTACCAGGACGGCGCCGAGCCGGGAATCCCTTCGAGGGGCGGCCGAATTCAGCAGGACCCGGGCGTCGCGCGGCATCCATCCGACCGAGACGGTCCGCGCCGCCGAGCTGTTCTACGAGACCGCGCTTCCCGTCGTCGTACGCGAGCTCCTGCCGGCCACACCCTCGGCGGACCAATTCCTGGACACCGCGCTGACGTTGAACGACGCGGTGATGACACAGATCGCGCTCGGGTGTGTCGGCTACATTAAATTCCTTCGCGAGAAACTGCACAGTTCCCATCTCGACGAACGGCACAGGCTAGCCAGGGACCTGCACGACCGGGTCGCCCACGAAGTCCTGGTGGCCATGCTCGAACTGGAACTGTGCGATCCGCTGATCCAGAGCGAGAGCGCCGTCGTACGGTCGAAGCTGAAATCGGCCGAGGAAGCGCTCAAGGTGGCGCTGCGGGAAATCGGTGATCTCTCGGGTGAGCTGAGGGAATCGGTGTCCGAAACGGATCTTGAGCGCGCCCTCACCAAATTCATCGACTCCACGGTCCCGGACCGTGTCCGGGCCGAATTGACCGTCACAGGAAATGTCGACGAAATACCGGCGGCCGCGGCGGAAGAGCTCTACTTCATCATTCGCGAGGCGGCCAGAAACGCGCTGCGCCACTCCGACCCCGACGAACTGTGGATCACGATCAGGGTCACGGAGACGCTGGTCCAGGCGTCCGTCATCGACGACGGCGCCGGCTTCGAGGTGGCCACGCTCGCCAAGACCCGGCGAGGCGGCCTGATCTCGATCCGCGAGCGGACCGAACTGCTCGGCGGAAACCCCAGCATCCACAGTTCGGTCGGCGGCGGGACGACGGTCAACGTCTCCATCCCGCTGATCAACTGGCGCCGGCATGGCTGA
- a CDS encoding response regulator transcription factor: MADAGKPARADVTSVVVADDHTLFRELLADLLSLEDWLEVVAQGASGTEAVELVRQHRPGIAVLDVQMPGPGIRETVREIGRHCPETRCIVLTMHDDPVLFRGVLDDGATAYLLKSVSSRELVTSIHSVIREPERIHFSVTRNMIRGLDGPAADRLLSAREVEILSYVAQARSNAEIAATLFLAETTVKRHLTNAYRKLGAVSRVDAIRRAMDAGIIAPYQQP; encoded by the coding sequence ATGGCTGACGCCGGGAAGCCCGCGAGAGCCGACGTCACCAGCGTCGTCGTGGCCGACGACCACACCCTCTTCCGGGAGCTGCTCGCCGACCTGCTCTCCCTGGAGGACTGGCTGGAAGTCGTCGCCCAGGGCGCGAGCGGCACCGAAGCCGTGGAGCTGGTACGCCAACACCGGCCGGGCATCGCCGTACTGGACGTACAGATGCCGGGCCCGGGGATCCGGGAGACCGTACGGGAGATCGGCAGGCACTGCCCCGAGACCCGCTGCATCGTGCTGACGATGCACGACGACCCCGTGCTCTTCAGGGGCGTGCTGGACGACGGCGCCACCGCCTATCTGCTGAAGTCCGTCTCCAGCCGGGAGTTGGTCACCTCGATCCACTCCGTGATCCGCGAGCCGGAGCGGATCCACTTCTCGGTGACCCGGAACATGATCAGAGGTCTCGACGGGCCGGCCGCCGACCGGCTCCTGTCCGCGCGCGAGGTCGAGATCCTCAGCTACGTCGCGCAGGCGCGCAGCAACGCGGAGATCGCCGCCACGCTGTTCCTGGCCGAGACTACCGTCAAGCGCCATCTGACGAACGCGTACCGGAAGCTCGGCGCGGTGTCGCGGGTGGACGCGATCCGCCGGGCGATGGACGCCGGGATCATCGCCCCGTACCAGCAGCCGTGA